One stretch of Astatotilapia calliptera chromosome 3, fAstCal1.2, whole genome shotgun sequence DNA includes these proteins:
- the LOC113012883 gene encoding piggyBac transposable element-derived protein 4-like, protein MQQSSSTEETWTSKDGNIKWSLSPHRSQGRLSSSNVIKMTPGPTRFAITRVDNIQSAFQLFISPPIERIILDMTNLEGRRVFQEKWKPLDQTDLRAYIGILILAGVYRSKGEATASLWNEENGRPIFRATMSLETFLKISRVIRFDNRETRAGRRERDKLAAIRDVWDKWVEILSLLYNPGPHVTVDERLVPFRGRCPFRQYMPNKPAKYGIKIWAACDAKSSYAWNMQVYTGKLPGGASEKNQGMRVVLQMSEGLQGHNITCDNFFTSYWLGEELQKRKLTMLGTIRRNKPELPSEILKMQGRSLHSSIFVFTEKATVVSYCPKKNKNVLVMSTMHTDASLSTREDKKPQMNLDYNSTKGGVDNLDKVTATYSCQRKTARWPLVIFYNILDVSAYNAYVLWTEINQHWNAGKLYRRRLFLEELGKSLVTPKIQMRVRPARSPAAAAVIEKVKCAPSNQSAVDPVDTGVKKRKTRRH, encoded by the coding sequence ATGCAGCAATCATCATCCACAGAGGAGACATGGACATCTAAAGATGGTAATATAAAATGGTCATTATCACCACACCGAAGTCAAGGCAGGCTGTCATCTTCTAATGTCATCAAAATGACTCCTGGTCCTACAAGATTTGCCATCACACGAGTTGATAATATTCAATCAGCATTTCAACTCTTCATATCCCCTCCAATAGAGAGGATTATACTGGACATGACTAACCTGGAAGGGAGGCGTGTATTTCAAGAAAAATGGAAGCCACTGGATCAGACTGACTTGCGTGCTTATATTGGAATTCTGATATTAGCTGGAGTATACAGGTCCAAGGGAGAAGCAACTGCAAGTCTATGGAATGAAGAGAATGGAAGGCCAATCTTTCGAGCAACAATGTCTTTGGAGACATTTCTCAAGATATCTCGTGTGATCAGATTTGACAACCGTGAAACCAGAGCTGGTCGACGTGAAAGAGACAAACTTGCTGCAATCAGAGATGTATGGGATAAATGGGTGGAAATTCTATCTTTGTTGTACAACCCTGGTCCCCACGTTACTGTTGATGAGCGCCTTGTCCCATTCAGGGGTCGCTGTCCTTTCCGACAGTATATGCCCAACAAGCCGGCCAAGTATGGCATCAAAATATGGGCAGCCTGTGATGCAAAATCTAGCTATGCATGGAATATGCAAGTGTACACTGGAAAGCTACCTGGAGGAGCATCTGAGAAGAATCAGGGGATGCGTGTGGTGCTGCAGATGAGTGAAGGGCTGCAAGGGCATAACATCACCTGTGACAATTTCTTTACATCCTACTGGCTTGGAGAGGAACTTCAGAAGAGAAAGCTGACTATGTTGGGAACAATCAGAAGAAATAAGCCAGAACTTCCCAGTGAAATTTTGAAGATGCAGGGAAGATCTCTGCATTCCTCaatatttgttttcactgagaAAGCAACAGTTGTTTCATATtgcccaaagaaaaacaaaaatgttcttgtCATGAGCACAATGCACACAGATGCATCTCTGAGCACAAGAGAAGACAAAAAACCACAAATGAACCTAGACTACAACTCCACCAAAGGAGGAGTGGACAATCTTGACAAAGTCACAGCGACATACAGCTGCCAGCGCAAGACAGCTCGTTGGCCCTTGGTAATTTTCTACAACATTTTGGATGTGTCTGCTTACAATGCCTATGTCCTGTGGACTGAAATCAACCAACATTGGAATGCGGGTAAATTGTACCGACGTCGCCTTTTCCTGGAAGAACTGGGAAAAAGTCTTGTCACTCCCAAGATCCAGATGCGAGTCAGACCAGCTCGatccccagcagcagcagctgtcatTGAAAAGGTCAAGTGTGCACCATCCAACCAATCTGCAGTGGATCCAGTGGATACAGGTGTAAAGAAACGAAAAACGAGAAGACATTAA